TGTTGGAGGCGTTTCTTTTTCAGTGGAAAAAGGGGAGTCATTCGGTTTGTTAGGTCCAAACGGAGCTGGAAAGTCTACAACGATTGCAATGTTGTGCGGTTTGTTACCTTATGAGGAGGGCGAAATCCTTATTGATGGGCTTTCTGTGAAAAAGTCACCACGTCATGTAAAAAAGAAAATAGGGATTGTTCCGCAAGAAATTGCTTTGTATCATTCGATGTCAGCGATAGATAATCTTCTTTTCTGGGGAAGGATGTATGGGCTAACCAGGGCAAAGGCCAAGAAAATGGCTGAAGTGGTACTGGAAATCGTCGGACTGAAGGATAGGGCCAAACATAAAATCGAGACGTTTTCCGGTGGAATGAAAAGAAGGATCAATATCGGTGCTGCCTTGATGCATGAGCCGGAACTATTGATCATGGATGAACCGACGGTGGGCATTGATCCCCAATCACGCAATCATATTCTAGAAACGGTAAAAAAGCTGAATGCGGACGGGATGACGGTGATCTACACAAGCCACTATATGGAGGAAGTGGAGTATATATGCGACCGGATATGCATAGTTGATGAAGGGAAAATCATCGCGCTTGGAAGGAAAGAAGAGTTATTTGGTTCGTTAAAGGATGGAGTGGTGATTACTTTGCACGTTAATTCCCTGGAAGGTAATTGGGTCAAGGACCTTGAACAAATAGCGAGTGTAGAAAAGGTTATCGCTAATGCAGAAAAAAATTCATTAGAAATCGTCGGCAATAATCATGCAAATATCGTCTCCGATATTATTTCGTGTGCTGTAAAAGCAAATGTAAAGGTGTCGTCCTTTGAAAGGAAGGAGCCCAACTTAGAGAGTCTTTTTTTACAGTTAACAGGGCGCTCACTGCGTGATTAGGAGGGGAAGAAAATGAAAAGTTTTTTTATAGCATGGAAGGACTTTAAGGTTCGGGCCACTGATAAAAGGGGATTTACGATGATGCTCATCATGCCAATCATTTTAACGATGATCCTTGGAGCAGCGCTGAAAGATATCATGGGCGGAGAAGAAGAATTTCAGCAAACGTCAGTCGGTTTGTACGTGGCAAAAAAAGATCAAATGGCAGAATTATTAAGACGCGATGTATTGGAGAAGACGCAATTCATTACGGTAAAACTTGTAGACAGTGAGGAAAAGCTTAAAAAGATGGTGAAAGCAGGTGATCTAGAGGTAGGTATCTCGATTCCTGCTGATTGGAGTGCCCATCTTGAAGAAGCCGTCCTTTTCACAGATAAAGATAAACAGTTGAAGGCAGCGGTCATCGAGTCGATCATCACTGCTTTTACAGACAGGGTACAGTCGATTTCAACAGCTTCCCAAGCCGTAATGGCAGATTTGGCTACAGCACATAGCAGTTCAGCAAATCGAGGGAATTCCGGGCAGACGACAGAGAATATAATGAAGGCGTTAGCGGGCAGCGGTGAAGAACCTATAGAAATCACCAAGCAATCCATCGGTGTAAAACAGGTATCTTCGATGCAATATTATGCTGCTGCGATGCTTGCGATGTTTTTACTTTATAATGTGACCCTCGGGGCCAAATCTGTCATACAAGAGCATCATACGGAGACCCTTGCACGTTTAAACAGTACACCGATAAGTAAATGGGATATTGTTCTCGGAAAGTTTTTAGGCACTCTTTATTTTGCTTTTATACAGTTTTTGCTTTTTTATATAGTCACTGCAATGTTATTGAAGGTGAACTGGGGTGAAAATCATTGGGAGGTCGTTGCTATCGGGTTTACTTACTCTGTGGCGGTTGCAGGTCTCTCCATGTTATTGGCTGCCTATATTACGCAGGAAAAAAC
This genomic stretch from Peribacillus muralis harbors:
- a CDS encoding ABC transporter ATP-binding protein; translation: MLEVRGIKKSFGKKVVVGGVSFSVEKGESFGLLGPNGAGKSTTIAMLCGLLPYEEGEILIDGLSVKKSPRHVKKKIGIVPQEIALYHSMSAIDNLLFWGRMYGLTRAKAKKMAEVVLEIVGLKDRAKHKIETFSGGMKRRINIGAALMHEPELLIMDEPTVGIDPQSRNHILETVKKLNADGMTVIYTSHYMEEVEYICDRICIVDEGKIIALGRKEELFGSLKDGVVITLHVNSLEGNWVKDLEQIASVEKVIANAEKNSLEIVGNNHANIVSDIISCAVKANVKVSSFERKEPNLESLFLQLTGRSLRD
- a CDS encoding ABC transporter permease; this encodes MKSFFIAWKDFKVRATDKRGFTMMLIMPIILTMILGAALKDIMGGEEEFQQTSVGLYVAKKDQMAELLRRDVLEKTQFITVKLVDSEEKLKKMVKAGDLEVGISIPADWSAHLEEAVLFTDKDKQLKAAVIESIITAFTDRVQSISTASQAVMADLATAHSSSANRGNSGQTTENIMKALAGSGEEPIEITKQSIGVKQVSSMQYYAAAMLAMFLLYNVTLGAKSVIQEHHTETLARLNSTPISKWDIVLGKFLGTLYFAFIQFLLFYIVTAMLLKVNWGENHWEVVAIGFTYSVAVAGLSMLLAAYITQEKTADLISGIGIQVFAIIGGSMLPIHSFPDWFKGIAAFVPNNWALTSFLDIMSGVGWGGLLLPLFVLGAIGGLSLLIGAWRLRGRYV